TGGAACCGAACCTGTGAGTAACTGCCTTGATAAGTGAAGCCTGCATCTTGCAGGCTATAAAAGAACAGTCCCATATTTGTAAGTTGGGACAATCTGCATTCGTTTGAAGGGGCTTTGATTGACAAGCATTGGGATCAAATCGGTGAGCACAGAAAACAACAGCTCAAAGCTCAAATCGGCTACCCCAATACGTACTACCGGACGGCAGTTCAGCTGCTCTTTATTGCATGAGGTTGAGTTTAAAAGTTGGGCTCATTGAGGACTGGTAATGACAGAAATTGAAATAAGCAACTCGGAAACTGAAGAGCTCAGGGATCTGAGGAATGAGGATTATGGAGCCATAACTGCCCTTGCCAGGATTTCTTTTCCCGTTTCCCAGTCCAGATTCGTCGTCCCAGGCGAGGCTGGCGGCAAGGTTGTCA
This genomic window from Desulfonatronovibrio magnus contains:
- a CDS encoding TfoX/Sxy family DNA transformation protein, whose translation is MFVSWDNLHSFEGALIDKHWDQIGEHRKQQLKAQIGYPNTYYRTAVQLLFIA